A genome region from Sphingobacteriaceae bacterium GW460-11-11-14-LB5 includes the following:
- a CDS encoding AP endonuclease, producing the protein MTTIKGPAVFLAQFISDEAPFNSLDSICEWAAGLGFKGIQMPTLDARFIDLQKAAESKTYADELKGKIASYGLEITELSTHLQGQLVAVHPAYDDLFDAFAPKEVHKNPKARTEWAVQQMKYAAKASQNLGLNAHATFSGSLLWQYFHPWPQRPAGLVEEGFAELAKRWTPILNEFDQCGVDICYEIHPGEDLFDGETYEMFLAAVNNHPRACLLYDPSHFVLQQLDYIQYIDFYHERIKAFHVKDAEFNPTGKQGTFGGYQSWANRAGRYRSPGDGQVDFKTIFSKLAQYDFKGWAVMEWECCIKNQQDGAREGAAFIKNNIINVTDKAFDDFAASGSDSAFNKRILGL; encoded by the coding sequence ATGACAACGATAAAAGGACCAGCAGTATTTTTAGCACAGTTTATAAGCGACGAAGCCCCATTTAACTCCCTTGACAGCATTTGTGAATGGGCAGCAGGTTTAGGTTTTAAAGGCATTCAGATGCCAACCTTAGATGCAAGATTTATTGATCTGCAAAAGGCTGCTGAAAGCAAAACCTATGCTGATGAACTGAAAGGGAAAATCGCTTCTTATGGCTTAGAAATTACTGAACTTTCTACACACTTACAAGGTCAGCTGGTTGCGGTGCACCCTGCTTACGATGATCTGTTTGATGCCTTTGCACCAAAAGAAGTACACAAAAACCCAAAAGCAAGAACAGAGTGGGCTGTGCAACAAATGAAATATGCGGCTAAAGCCTCTCAAAACTTAGGTTTAAATGCCCATGCCACATTTAGTGGTTCATTATTGTGGCAATATTTCCACCCCTGGCCACAACGCCCGGCGGGATTGGTTGAAGAAGGTTTTGCAGAATTGGCAAAACGCTGGACGCCCATCTTAAACGAATTCGACCAATGTGGCGTTGATATTTGCTACGAGATACATCCTGGCGAAGATTTATTTGATGGCGAAACTTACGAAATGTTCCTCGCTGCAGTAAATAATCATCCTAGGGCATGCTTATTGTATGACCCATCTCACTTTGTGTTGCAACAATTGGATTACATTCAGTACATCGATTTTTACCACGAACGCATAAAAGCCTTCCATGTTAAAGATGCAGAATTTAACCCTACAGGCAAACAAGGCACTTTTGGTGGATACCAGAGTTGGGCAAACCGTGCTGGTCGTTACCGCTCACCAGGTGATGGTCAGGTTGATTTTAAAACCATTTTTAGTAAATTGGCGCAATATGATTTTAAAGGTTGGGCCGTTATGGAATGGGAATGCTGTATTAAAAACCAACAAGATGGTGCCCGCGAAGGCGCAGCATTTATCAAAAACAATATCATTAATGTAACCGATAAAGCATTTGACGATTTTGCAGCATCGGGTAGTGATAGCGCTTTCAATAAAAGAATATTAGGATTATAA
- a CDS encoding cytochrome C552, producing the protein MKKTFLILGAVVIFMASFSKADLSREKTVVATATMTKHAAFQSNPGEKLINKSDCLGCHNKTNKIIGPAYVEIAKKYPATEKNINMLADKIIKGGTGVWGNMPMTAHATLKKDDAKLMVKYILSLKK; encoded by the coding sequence ATGAAAAAAACATTTTTAATTTTAGGCGCCGTAGTCATTTTTATGGCGTCGTTTTCAAAGGCTGATTTATCGAGAGAGAAAACTGTAGTTGCAACAGCAACAATGACAAAGCATGCTGCTTTTCAATCCAATCCGGGAGAAAAACTGATCAATAAATCAGACTGTCTGGGTTGCCATAACAAGACCAACAAAATTATTGGTCCGGCTTACGTAGAAATTGCAAAAAAATATCCGGCTACCGAGAAAAACATCAACATGTTAGCCGATAAGATTATTAAAGGTGGAACAGGCGTTTGGGGCAACATGCCAATGACTGCTCATGCTACACTTAAAAAAGACGATGCAAAATTAATGGTAAAGTACATTTTATCCCTAAAAAAATAA
- a CDS encoding oxidoreductase produces MKTEQENKNTSNRRDFIKTTAIAAAAFMIVPRHVLGGPGYLAPSDRLLVAGIGVGGKGQSDLNMFYKSGKADIAFLCDVDDRRAANSVKAFPKAKYYKDWREMLDKEHKNFDAVSVSTPDHNHAIQALAAMQLGKHVYVQKPLTHDIYEARILTAAAKKYKVVTQMGNQGASNDGPRQMKEWYEAGLIGDVHTVYAWTDRPVWPQGIPRPTKKAEIPAELDWNLWLGTAPEKDFIDKLVPFNWRGWWDYGTGALGDMGCHLIEAPFSVLNLKYAKEVEASVGSVYVDEFKRGYFPESCPPSSHVTLKFPKTNKTKGDVTLHWMDGGIQPERPEELEANETFGDGGNGTLFIGTKGKMMSETYSANPKLLPLSKNKDIKVAPKYTRVPDGANGHYKQWVEAAIAGYGKQEVSSPFEIAGPLTEALLMANLAIRSFDIQKTVNGKTTYPGRYTKMLWDNDNMKVTNFDEANQFVKREYRKGWNNLTL; encoded by the coding sequence ATGAAAACAGAGCAAGAAAATAAAAACACGAGTAACCGCCGTGATTTTATTAAGACCACAGCTATTGCCGCTGCTGCGTTTATGATCGTGCCCCGCCATGTTTTAGGTGGACCCGGTTATTTAGCACCAAGCGATCGTTTATTGGTTGCCGGCATTGGTGTTGGCGGAAAAGGCCAAAGCGATTTAAATATGTTTTACAAAAGCGGAAAAGCAGACATTGCTTTTTTATGCGATGTAGACGATCGCCGTGCAGCAAATAGTGTTAAAGCTTTCCCTAAAGCAAAATACTATAAAGACTGGCGCGAAATGTTAGATAAGGAACATAAAAATTTCGATGCTGTGTCTGTTTCTACTCCTGATCATAACCATGCCATCCAGGCTTTAGCAGCGATGCAATTGGGTAAACACGTTTATGTGCAAAAACCTTTAACACATGATATTTATGAGGCGCGTATTCTAACCGCAGCCGCAAAAAAATATAAAGTGGTAACCCAAATGGGAAATCAAGGTGCATCAAATGATGGCCCGCGCCAAATGAAAGAGTGGTACGAAGCTGGTTTAATTGGCGATGTACACACCGTTTACGCGTGGACTGATAGACCCGTTTGGCCACAAGGCATTCCCCGCCCAACAAAAAAAGCCGAAATTCCTGCAGAATTAGATTGGAACCTATGGTTAGGTACTGCGCCTGAAAAAGATTTCATAGATAAATTGGTGCCTTTTAACTGGCGTGGCTGGTGGGATTATGGTACTGGTGCCCTGGGCGACATGGGCTGTCACTTGATCGAAGCGCCTTTCAGCGTATTAAACTTAAAATATGCAAAAGAGGTTGAGGCGAGTGTTGGCTCTGTTTATGTAGATGAATTTAAACGCGGTTATTTCCCTGAAAGCTGCCCGCCATCAAGCCATGTGACCTTAAAATTCCCGAAAACGAATAAAACCAAAGGTGATGTCACGCTACACTGGATGGACGGTGGTATCCAGCCCGAACGCCCTGAAGAATTAGAAGCAAACGAAACTTTTGGCGATGGTGGTAATGGTACCTTGTTTATCGGAACTAAAGGTAAAATGATGTCTGAAACTTATAGTGCAAACCCAAAATTATTGCCATTAAGTAAAAACAAAGACATTAAAGTGGCGCCAAAATACACGCGTGTACCAGATGGCGCAAATGGCCACTATAAACAATGGGTTGAAGCCGCAATTGCGGGTTATGGCAAACAGGAAGTAAGTTCGCCTTTCGAAATTGCAGGTCCCTTAACAGAAGCTTTACTGATGGCGAATCTGGCAATCAGAAGTTTCGATATCCAAAAAACGGTAAATGGTAAGACTACTTATCCAGGCCGGTATACTAAAATGCTTTGGGATAACGACAATATGAAAGTTACCAATTTTGACGAAGCAAACCAGTTTGTAAAACGCGAATACCGTAAAGGCTGGAACAATTTAACTCTTTAA
- a CDS encoding glycosyl hydrolase — MKKIFLSACILLAVTQISKAQKGFKPLFDGKTTTGWHTYNKTTVGSAWQVQDGALHLDLATKGKDGGGDLVTDKEYGDFHLKYEWKVAPKANSGLIFYVHEEPKYHATYSTGLEMQVIDNDGHPDGKITKHRAGDLYDLVKSSSEPVKAVGEWNKAEIISKKGKLTLILNGVEIVKTTLWDDNWKKIVAGSKFATWENWGTFKTGKIALQDHGDEVWYKNISIKEL, encoded by the coding sequence ATGAAAAAAATCTTTCTTTCTGCTTGCATCTTGTTAGCGGTAACACAAATATCAAAAGCTCAAAAGGGCTTTAAGCCACTTTTTGATGGTAAAACAACAACAGGCTGGCATACTTACAACAAAACTACTGTTGGCAGCGCCTGGCAGGTTCAGGATGGTGCCCTGCATTTAGATTTAGCAACCAAAGGTAAAGATGGCGGCGGTGATTTGGTTACCGACAAAGAATATGGCGATTTCCATTTAAAATATGAGTGGAAAGTAGCTCCAAAAGCAAACAGCGGTTTAATTTTTTATGTTCATGAAGAACCTAAATACCACGCTACCTATTCTACAGGTTTAGAAATGCAGGTTATTGATAACGATGGCCACCCGGATGGAAAGATTACAAAACACCGCGCAGGCGATTTATACGACCTGGTAAAAAGTTCATCAGAGCCCGTTAAAGCTGTTGGCGAATGGAACAAAGCTGAAATCATTAGCAAAAAAGGCAAATTAACATTAATTTTAAACGGTGTTGAAATAGTAAAAACCACCCTTTGGGACGATAACTGGAAAAAAATTGTTGCAGGCAGCAAGTTTGCAACATGGGAAAACTGGGGAACTTTTAAAACCGGTAAAATTGCCTTACAGGATCACGGAGATGAAGTTTGGTACAAAAACATCTCTATTAAAGAACTATAA